The following coding sequences are from one Streptococcus sp. NPS 308 window:
- the kphA gene encoding RNA-binding protein KphA, which produces MDTIENLIIAIVKPLISQPDALTIKIEDTPEFLEYHLDLDQSDVGRVIGRKGRTISAIRTIVYSVPTEDKKVRIVIDEK; this is translated from the coding sequence ATGGATACGATTGAAAATCTCATTATTGCGATTGTGAAACCTTTGATTTCACAACCTGATGCCTTAACTATCAAGATTGAAGACACACCAGAGTTTTTGGAGTATCACTTGGATCTTGACCAAAGCGATGTCGGTCGTGTTATCGGTCGTAAGGGTCGCACTATCTCAGCGATAAGAACGATTGTCTACTCTGTCCCAACTGAAGACAAAAAAGTAAGAAT
- the rpsP gene encoding 30S ribosomal protein S16, translated as MAVKIRLTRMGSKKKPFYRINVADSRSPRDGRFIETVGTYNPLVAENQVTLKEDRVLAWLADGAQPSDTVRNILSKEGVLKKFHDSKFSK; from the coding sequence ATGGCAGTTAAAATCCGTTTGACTCGTATGGGTTCTAAGAAAAAACCTTTCTACCGTATCAACGTAGCAGACTCACGTTCACCACGTGACGGACGTTTCATCGAAACAGTTGGTACTTACAACCCACTTGTTGCTGAAAACCAAGTAACTTTGAAAGAAGACCGCGTTCTTGCATGGTTGGCTGATGGAGCTCAACCTTCAGATACAGTTCGCAACATCCTTTCAAAAGAAGGCGTATTGAAAAAATTCCACGATTCTAAATTCTCAAAATAA